Proteins from a genomic interval of Sphingobacterium lactis:
- a CDS encoding SusC/RagA family TonB-linked outer membrane protein, with protein sequence MGKSMKFQGNPFSKRVLKNSLLISMGVLSLQTAIAAESTIWNRIATHPLYAIQTPVKGRIVDKATQQPIIGATIKVVGKTSSTSSDASGNFEIDAQANDVLEVTYVGFVTARYTVTSVTQNAVISLDEDSSNLEEVVVTGYGAQRKKDLTGAVAVVNVSELKSQPAGSAVEALQGRATGVQIVNDGAPGSTPQIRIRGYSTVRNNEPLYVIDGVPFEGKLSWLNQNDIESMQVLKDASAASIYGARANNGVVIITTKSGKEGRTTIAFDAYAGVGVPNKSTFPKMLTPQQVLDFDNRLNGTNLTLPEYLVAGGNSDHKITPEDLDMSKYNYFAKDRSGFYQITKANHAGTNWFNELSQNAPIQSYQLSASGGSETAQYAFSGGFLDQKGSLIHSGFRRYNVRNNAQFNAFNKKLRFGENVSYAYTEGFGMGVNPNTAGGYQGEGSVLGFAYRIQNIIPVYDEGGNFAGSWGEGHGNGQNPVAMAYRAKDNMNRSNFFFGNAFAEYDIIDGLTFRSNFGLRYENYNGVSYTYPNPEFSEGGFNNGMSEYHGFTTEWTWTNTVNYKPKLGEDHVLNIMLGTEAIKNRNRGIDGSRNGYFIMNSLDYLYLNAGSTNFNNNGSGSISSMFSLMGKVDYSYKDRYLLSLIGRRDGSSNFGVNNLYGVFPGISGAWRISQEEFAQGAEWLTDLKLRAGYGVTGNQSIPAFQYLNRYVSSLTQSSYPMNSTAINGIWQSDYANPDIKWEQVKSVNVGLDFTVLNGDLDGSIDWFNKTTTDMLFLVPLPAAAVGRAASPYQNIGDMSNKGIEFSLGYHYGQRQEKPFTLDLSASFSRYVNKVVSLAPTIDHVNYGVFRSMETSILQKGQPFGSFYGYQVAGIYQSEDDVANSPSYENARPGGLKYADLNNNGEIDPGDRTIIGNPHPDFVYSLNINANYKNFDLLMFFYGSQGNDLYEATRYFTDFGVFKGQKSARLLNEWSPTNTGSDIPSLPSPEQNPSAMEYVTSSYYIQDGSFLKLKNLQLGYNLPTQKIFGENTSFNRLRVYLGVTNVFTITKYEGLDPEVSATPSDYPALGVDFGVYPQARQYTFGLSLGF encoded by the coding sequence ATGGGAAAATCAATGAAATTCCAAGGCAATCCTTTCTCAAAAAGGGTGCTTAAGAATAGTCTGCTGATTTCCATGGGCGTTCTCAGTTTGCAAACTGCGATCGCAGCGGAATCCACTATTTGGAATAGGATCGCTACGCATCCCTTGTATGCGATACAGACACCTGTAAAAGGTCGTATCGTAGACAAAGCAACCCAACAACCGATTATTGGTGCAACGATTAAAGTCGTTGGAAAAACCTCCAGTACATCATCCGATGCATCGGGTAATTTCGAAATCGATGCGCAAGCAAATGATGTGCTCGAAGTGACTTATGTAGGTTTTGTTACTGCACGTTATACCGTTACTTCCGTTACGCAGAATGCCGTTATTTCACTAGATGAGGACAGTAGTAATTTGGAAGAAGTGGTTGTTACGGGGTATGGAGCACAACGTAAGAAAGATTTGACCGGTGCTGTGGCCGTTGTCAACGTCAGTGAATTGAAATCACAACCGGCAGGTTCCGCTGTGGAAGCTTTGCAGGGACGGGCGACAGGTGTTCAGATCGTGAATGACGGTGCGCCAGGTTCCACACCACAAATCCGGATCCGTGGTTATTCCACTGTTCGAAACAATGAACCTTTGTATGTTATCGATGGTGTACCTTTCGAAGGGAAATTAAGCTGGTTGAATCAGAACGATATCGAAAGCATGCAGGTTTTGAAAGATGCTTCAGCTGCTTCTATCTATGGTGCCCGGGCGAATAACGGGGTTGTGATCATCACCACCAAATCGGGTAAGGAAGGACGTACCACCATTGCTTTTGACGCCTATGCGGGCGTAGGTGTACCAAATAAAAGTACTTTCCCAAAAATGCTGACTCCACAGCAGGTGTTGGATTTTGATAACCGACTGAACGGTACCAACTTAACCTTGCCTGAGTATTTGGTCGCTGGAGGTAATAGTGATCATAAAATCACACCAGAGGATTTGGACATGTCAAAGTATAACTATTTTGCGAAAGACCGCTCCGGTTTCTATCAGATTACGAAAGCAAATCACGCAGGTACCAATTGGTTCAATGAATTATCCCAAAATGCGCCGATCCAATCTTATCAATTGAGCGCAAGTGGCGGGTCTGAAACAGCGCAATATGCTTTCTCTGGAGGTTTCCTCGACCAAAAAGGTAGTTTGATCCATTCTGGATTCAGACGCTACAATGTCAGAAATAACGCCCAGTTCAATGCCTTCAATAAAAAATTAAGATTCGGTGAGAATGTATCCTATGCGTATACCGAAGGTTTTGGTATGGGGGTTAATCCGAACACAGCTGGTGGCTACCAAGGGGAAGGTTCCGTATTGGGCTTTGCTTACCGTATCCAGAATATCATTCCCGTATACGATGAAGGAGGAAATTTCGCCGGTTCGTGGGGTGAAGGACATGGTAATGGTCAGAACCCGGTGGCGATGGCCTATAGAGCAAAGGATAACATGAACCGCTCCAATTTCTTCTTTGGAAATGCGTTCGCGGAATACGATATCATCGATGGATTGACGTTCCGAAGCAATTTTGGTCTACGCTATGAAAATTACAATGGCGTAAGTTATACCTATCCGAACCCTGAATTCTCTGAAGGTGGTTTCAACAACGGTATGAGTGAATACCACGGTTTCACCACGGAGTGGACATGGACGAATACGGTAAACTATAAACCAAAATTAGGCGAAGATCACGTATTGAACATCATGCTCGGTACGGAGGCCATTAAGAACCGGAACCGTGGTATCGATGGTAGCCGTAATGGATACTTTATCATGAACAGTCTGGATTACCTGTATCTGAATGCTGGTAGTACAAACTTCAACAACAACGGTTCAGGATCTATTAGTTCCATGTTCTCGTTGATGGGTAAGGTAGATTATTCCTACAAAGATCGTTATCTATTGAGTTTGATCGGTCGTCGTGATGGTTCATCCAACTTTGGGGTAAACAATCTATATGGTGTATTCCCAGGGATTTCAGGTGCTTGGCGTATTTCCCAGGAGGAATTCGCACAGGGCGCTGAATGGTTGACGGATTTGAAGTTACGTGCAGGTTACGGAGTAACCGGTAACCAAAGTATTCCAGCTTTCCAATACCTGAACCGGTATGTTTCCTCATTGACGCAGTCATCCTATCCAATGAACTCCACAGCCATTAATGGTATTTGGCAAAGTGATTACGCCAATCCGGATATCAAGTGGGAACAGGTGAAATCAGTGAACGTAGGTTTGGATTTCACGGTATTGAATGGTGACCTTGATGGTTCCATCGATTGGTTCAACAAGACTACAACCGACATGCTATTCTTGGTGCCTCTTCCTGCAGCGGCAGTAGGGCGCGCGGCATCGCCATACCAAAATATCGGTGACATGTCCAACAAAGGAATTGAGTTCTCATTAGGATACCATTATGGCCAACGTCAGGAAAAACCATTCACTTTAGATCTTTCTGCAAGCTTTTCCAGATATGTTAATAAAGTAGTTTCCTTGGCACCAACTATTGACCATGTAAATTATGGCGTATTCAGAAGTATGGAGACTTCCATCCTTCAGAAAGGCCAACCTTTTGGTTCGTTCTATGGGTACCAAGTTGCCGGTATCTATCAGAGTGAGGACGATGTTGCCAATTCTCCATCGTATGAAAATGCACGTCCAGGGGGATTGAAATATGCCGATCTCAATAACAATGGCGAAATCGATCCGGGAGACCGTACGATTATCGGAAACCCACACCCTGACTTTGTGTATTCCTTGAATATCAATGCCAATTACAAGAACTTTGATTTATTAATGTTCTTCTATGGTTCTCAGGGTAATGACCTGTACGAAGCAACGCGTTACTTCACCGACTTCGGTGTATTTAAAGGACAGAAAAGTGCGCGCCTATTGAATGAGTGGAGTCCTACAAACACAGGAAGTGATATTCCATCCTTGCCATCGCCGGAACAGAATCCATCAGCAATGGAATACGTGACATCATCCTACTACATCCAGGACGGTAGTTTCCTAAAACTGAAGAACCTGCAGTTGGGCTATAATTTGCCGACCCAGAAGATCTTTGGTGAAAATACATCGTTCAATAGATTACGTGTGTATTTAGGGGTTACGAATGTGTTTACGATTACAAAGTATGAAGGACTTGATCCAGAAGTATCGGCTACACCATCTGACTACCCAGCATTGGGCGTTGATTTTGGGGTATATCCACAGGCACGTCAATATACATTCGGTTTAAGTTTAGGATTTTAA
- a CDS encoding RagB/SusD family nutrient uptake outer membrane protein codes for MKRNKLMILLGAGMLLVSSCGKEFLQKLPQGQLSEPQVGNKDGVEGALVGAYSILNGNVSGTWGNYSSAPSQWLFGEVASDNAHKGSFLDDQSPMNMIEAYNVISTNDNLSQMWQVYFEGVMRCNNTLRLLANDQASTKEITAERALQIQAECKMLRAHYYFMLWRVFRNVPIITEDISTEDAQTVKNDKDVLPLIEEDLKFAVANLPATKINNEFGRMDKNAAKAYLGKLYLYQKKYGDALGLFKEVMAGKDIVGMPFWNNFDVTTENGPEVVMVSKHAINSNGSADNANVGDMLGGLYGSSPVGCCGFYQPTIDLVNAYKVDAKGLPLLDDSYRTNPYLSDKGVAANATYTLNVKLRFDPRLDYTVGRRGVEYLDYGIMPGNGWIRDANYAGPFVGIKTMIPRSQFPTQAAPGENYLTGLDVNIIRLADVWLMAAECEVELGNLAGAMKYVNDIRKRAANLEPKKTATGVNAADYDVKPYTSFPSPDYARKAVRFERRLELAMEGHRFYDLVRWGIAKQTIEAYSAFEGQHLSSYLNLKFDPADEYYPIPQAEIDRSNGALTQKK; via the coding sequence ATGAAACGAAATAAATTAATGATTCTTTTAGGTGCAGGGATGCTTTTGGTAAGCTCCTGTGGGAAGGAATTTTTACAGAAATTACCACAGGGCCAGCTCTCTGAGCCTCAGGTGGGAAATAAAGATGGTGTTGAAGGTGCACTTGTAGGAGCTTACAGTATCCTGAACGGGAATGTCAGTGGTACATGGGGTAATTACTCGTCCGCACCGAGTCAATGGCTTTTTGGTGAGGTGGCATCGGATAATGCCCATAAGGGATCTTTCCTGGATGACCAGTCACCAATGAACATGATCGAAGCTTACAATGTCATCAGTACGAATGATAACCTGAGCCAAATGTGGCAGGTGTATTTTGAAGGGGTGATGCGTTGTAACAATACGCTTCGCCTATTGGCAAACGATCAAGCGAGTACCAAGGAAATTACTGCGGAAAGAGCCTTGCAGATCCAAGCGGAATGTAAAATGTTACGCGCGCATTATTATTTCATGCTGTGGCGAGTATTTAGAAATGTACCGATCATTACAGAGGATATTTCAACAGAAGATGCGCAAACCGTTAAGAACGACAAGGATGTGCTGCCATTGATCGAAGAAGATCTGAAATTTGCAGTAGCGAACCTGCCAGCAACCAAAATCAACAATGAGTTTGGCCGTATGGATAAGAATGCTGCTAAAGCATATTTAGGTAAATTGTACCTGTATCAGAAGAAATATGGCGATGCTTTGGGGCTCTTCAAAGAGGTGATGGCTGGCAAAGATATCGTTGGAATGCCATTCTGGAACAATTTTGATGTCACTACAGAAAATGGACCTGAAGTGGTGATGGTATCCAAGCATGCCATCAACTCAAACGGTTCTGCAGATAATGCCAATGTGGGCGATATGTTGGGTGGTCTGTACGGCAGTTCACCGGTAGGCTGTTGTGGTTTTTATCAACCAACGATTGACTTGGTGAATGCATACAAGGTGGATGCAAAGGGATTGCCATTATTGGACGATTCCTATCGTACGAATCCTTATCTTTCAGATAAAGGGGTTGCGGCTAATGCGACGTATACCTTGAATGTCAAACTTCGTTTTGACCCACGTTTGGATTATACTGTAGGTAGACGTGGCGTGGAATATTTAGATTACGGCATTATGCCGGGTAATGGATGGATCCGCGACGCAAATTATGCTGGACCATTTGTAGGTATCAAGACGATGATCCCACGATCCCAATTTCCAACCCAAGCTGCTCCTGGTGAAAATTACCTGACCGGTCTGGATGTGAACATTATCCGCTTGGCCGATGTATGGTTAATGGCTGCCGAATGTGAAGTGGAGCTTGGAAACCTTGCTGGAGCAATGAAGTATGTCAATGATATCCGTAAGCGTGCAGCTAATCTGGAGCCAAAGAAAACAGCTACCGGTGTTAATGCAGCTGATTACGACGTGAAACCATATACATCTTTCCCAAGCCCGGATTATGCTCGGAAGGCGGTACGTTTCGAAAGACGCTTGGAGTTGGCCATGGAAGGGCATCGATTCTATGACTTGGTACGTTGGGGGATTGCTAAACAGACCATCGAAGCGTATTCGGCTTTTGAAGGTCAGCATCTTTCGTCATACCTGAACTTGAAATTCGATCCTGCCGACGAATATTATCCAATTCCGCAGGCGGAAATCGATCGTTCTAACGGTGCGCTGACACAAAAGAAATAA
- a CDS encoding D-alanyl-D-alanine carboxypeptidase: protein MKNILTALGLFAFLTVHAQIDQDLNQQLQKSNILNKHYYGFSLYDINNQSFVFNYNPEKHFTPASNTKVFTLYTSLKLIGDSIPGLAYEERGDSLIFWGTGDPTFLHTRLDNGKVYNFLKNSNKKLFYATANTQEPSYRNGWSIEDYEFYYQPEVSVFPIYGNVIQFREVNGKLSLMPSHFDKEVVQLSDTTTRYRIHRALENNRLEINELPLPKGYVNEKPFRPSDTLLVKLLEDTLHQEVQLINLPLLANHKIVYSLPTKDVLREMMLPSDNFLAEQLNMIASFLKYRAFKTEDLRAYMMKEYYSKLPDTIELRDGSGLSSYNKITPRSMVQLLLWINNEVRDEAAKLKLFPAGGLEGTLKGVYPTPGGKAFVWAKTGTINSVHCQSGYIQTKKGNRYAYSFLNNNYMGSSGPVRREMVRIITHIYENY from the coding sequence ATGAAAAACATCCTAACCGCACTTGGTTTATTTGCCTTTCTCACGGTCCATGCGCAAATCGACCAAGACCTAAATCAACAACTCCAGAAGTCCAATATCCTCAATAAGCATTATTATGGATTCTCACTCTATGATATCAACAACCAGAGTTTTGTGTTCAACTACAATCCGGAAAAGCATTTTACGCCGGCCTCCAATACCAAGGTCTTTACCCTCTATACATCCCTTAAATTAATTGGGGATTCCATTCCGGGTTTGGCCTATGAAGAGCGGGGAGACTCTCTGATATTTTGGGGTACGGGAGATCCAACTTTCCTACATACCAGGTTGGATAATGGCAAGGTGTATAACTTCCTGAAAAACAGCAACAAGAAACTGTTCTATGCGACAGCAAATACCCAGGAGCCAAGTTACCGCAACGGATGGTCCATTGAAGATTACGAATTCTACTACCAACCTGAAGTATCTGTTTTTCCTATCTATGGTAATGTCATACAATTCAGGGAAGTAAATGGAAAACTTTCCCTTATGCCATCCCATTTTGATAAAGAGGTAGTCCAGCTATCGGATACCACCACTCGGTATCGGATCCATAGAGCTTTGGAAAATAATAGGTTGGAAATCAATGAGCTCCCATTGCCAAAGGGTTATGTCAATGAAAAACCTTTCCGTCCGAGCGATACGCTCTTGGTGAAATTGCTTGAGGATACCCTGCATCAGGAGGTTCAATTGATCAATCTCCCGCTTCTAGCAAATCACAAGATCGTCTATTCATTACCTACCAAGGATGTTTTACGGGAGATGATGCTACCGAGCGATAATTTCTTGGCGGAGCAACTGAATATGATTGCCTCTTTCCTAAAATACCGTGCGTTTAAGACCGAGGATCTGCGTGCGTATATGATGAAGGAATATTACAGCAAATTACCTGATACCATTGAATTGCGGGACGGTAGTGGCCTTTCCAGTTATAACAAGATTACTCCGCGCAGCATGGTGCAATTGCTGCTATGGATCAATAACGAAGTGCGCGATGAAGCTGCGAAATTAAAATTATTCCCTGCTGGCGGATTGGAGGGTACCCTGAAGGGGGTGTATCCAACACCTGGAGGAAAGGCATTTGTCTGGGCAAAAACCGGTACCATCAATTCCGTGCACTGCCAGAGCGGCTACATACAGACCAAAAAGGGAAATCGCTATGCCTATTCGTTCCTGAACAATAATTACATGGGAAGTTCCGGACCGGTGCGTCGCGAGATGGTCCGCATCATTACGCACATCTATGAAAATTATTAG
- a CDS encoding MFS transporter, which translates to MKVFKKNDKRLIRSWSMFDWANSAYNLVINSTIFPVYYTAITANKDTGDTVSFFGIELVNTALSNFSLSIAYLLMALGLPFISAYSDAAGKRKFFMKLFTYVGAFACMGMFFFKLETLEWGIVCFALAAIGYIGGVAFNNSYLPIIATPDQQDRVSAQGFAYGYVGCVTLQLICFVFVFKPEWFGIVDPSLPARISFLLVGLWWILFAQIPFRYLPKNRPTIGSEKMPFFQKVKNEFNTVLAEIKKIDAIRRFLPAYFFYAMGVQTLLIVAAAFGEKELQLGSSKLIASILLIQIVAIGGAYIMSVLAKRFGNIKVLIVVVFFWVMICCFSYFLNNEYQFYGMAFAVGLLMGGIQSLSRSTYSRLIPEHIEDTTSFFSFYDVTEKIAIVVGLFTFAFIEQITHNIRYSALFLSVFFLIGFFLLFRVLKFNKLQIIQNNK; encoded by the coding sequence ATGAAGGTCTTCAAGAAGAACGATAAGCGATTGATTAGGTCTTGGTCCATGTTTGATTGGGCCAATTCTGCTTATAATTTGGTCATCAACTCGACCATTTTCCCTGTCTATTATACTGCCATCACTGCAAATAAGGATACCGGAGATACCGTTTCCTTTTTCGGAATCGAATTGGTGAATACGGCACTCTCAAATTTCTCGCTTTCCATTGCCTACCTGTTGATGGCTTTGGGATTGCCTTTCATCTCTGCCTATTCCGATGCTGCAGGGAAGCGGAAGTTTTTCATGAAGCTATTTACCTATGTAGGTGCATTTGCCTGTATGGGGATGTTTTTCTTCAAGCTGGAAACACTGGAATGGGGGATTGTCTGTTTTGCCCTGGCGGCCATTGGTTATATCGGTGGTGTGGCCTTCAATAACAGTTACTTGCCGATCATTGCCACGCCGGATCAACAGGATAGGGTCAGTGCGCAGGGGTTTGCCTACGGGTATGTGGGCTGTGTTACGCTGCAGCTGATCTGTTTTGTCTTTGTATTCAAACCCGAATGGTTTGGTATTGTCGATCCTTCCTTACCGGCCAGGATTTCCTTCTTGTTGGTGGGGCTATGGTGGATCCTGTTTGCGCAGATTCCATTCCGCTACCTGCCCAAAAATAGACCCACAATCGGCTCAGAGAAAATGCCTTTCTTCCAAAAGGTGAAGAATGAGTTTAATACCGTGCTTGCCGAGATCAAAAAAATTGACGCCATTCGGCGGTTCCTTCCGGCTTATTTTTTCTATGCCATGGGAGTACAGACGCTCCTGATTGTAGCAGCAGCTTTCGGTGAGAAAGAATTGCAACTGGGATCATCCAAATTGATCGCCTCCATTCTCCTTATTCAGATCGTCGCCATCGGTGGGGCATATATCATGTCCGTACTGGCCAAACGATTCGGAAACATCAAGGTATTGATCGTGGTGGTATTTTTCTGGGTAATGATCTGTTGTTTTTCCTACTTTTTGAATAATGAGTACCAATTCTATGGGATGGCTTTTGCGGTGGGATTGCTGATGGGAGGGATCCAGTCCCTTTCTCGTTCAACCTATTCCCGCCTGATTCCGGAACATATTGAGGATACCACATCCTTCTTCAGTTTCTATGATGTCACCGAGAAAATAGCGATCGTAGTCGGCCTATTTACCTTTGCCTTTATCGAGCAAATCACACATAACATACGATATTCAGCATTATTTTTATCTGTATTTTTTCTAATTGGGTTTTTCTTGTTGTTTAGAGTGTTAAAATTTAATAAATTACAGATTATTCAAAATAATAAATGA
- a CDS encoding (Fe-S)-binding protein — protein sequence MNKVELFIPCFIDQLYPETAFNTVKLLEKAGCEVVYNTEQTCCGQPSYNAGFWDEAKIIGQKFLGDFNVEHPIVSPSASCVGMVRGGYDDLFTNSIEHNTCRSIQRNIFEISDFLVNVLQKEYFGAELVGTAVYHDSCSALRECKIKEEPRRLLSHVGGLDLVEMRGQETCCGFGGSFAVKFEGISAAMAEQKVLSAMEVKADYIISTDSSCLLQLQAYIEKHQLPIKTMHLVDVLTSGWANI from the coding sequence ATGAATAAAGTAGAGCTATTTATACCTTGTTTTATTGATCAACTGTATCCGGAAACCGCCTTTAATACCGTTAAATTATTGGAAAAGGCTGGTTGTGAGGTTGTTTATAATACGGAACAGACCTGTTGCGGTCAACCTTCCTACAATGCTGGCTTCTGGGATGAAGCGAAAATCATCGGGCAGAAGTTTCTCGGTGATTTCAATGTGGAGCATCCGATCGTGAGTCCTTCGGCATCGTGTGTAGGCATGGTGCGTGGCGGATATGATGATCTGTTTACCAATTCGATCGAGCACAATACCTGCCGTTCCATTCAGCGCAATATTTTCGAAATAAGCGATTTCTTGGTCAATGTGTTGCAGAAGGAATACTTCGGTGCCGAGCTTGTCGGTACTGCCGTTTACCACGATTCCTGTTCGGCCCTTCGGGAGTGCAAGATCAAGGAGGAGCCACGCCGTTTACTGAGCCATGTTGGGGGATTGGATCTCGTGGAAATGCGCGGACAGGAAACCTGTTGCGGTTTCGGAGGAAGCTTTGCCGTAAAATTTGAAGGTATTTCCGCAGCCATGGCTGAACAGAAGGTTTTGAGCGCCATGGAAGTGAAAGCCGATTACATCATCTCGACAGATTCCTCATGCTTATTACAGTTGCAGGCATACATCGAGAAACACCAACTTCCCATCAAGACCATGCATTTGGTCGACGTACTGACGTCCGGGTGGGCCAACATTTAA
- a CDS encoding sugar phosphate isomerase/epimerase family protein, translating into MNSRREFLRNLGLITAGATLAPSLDVFAAKKDWFEISLAEWSLHRTLYKGDLKNIDFPEFTAKTFGIYGVEYVNQFFKDKAKDMTYLKDLNNRAKDNGVKNVLIMIDGEGNLGDRDEAKRVEAVENHYKWIDAAHFLGCHAVRVNAAGKGTKEEVKEQVVKSLSTLADYGKKGKISVVVENHGGISSHGDWLADVLKSVGKKNCGSLPDFGNFYEYDRYQGVKELMPYAKGVSAKSHAFDANGNDTGIDYAKMMAIVKEAGYKGYVGIEFEGDKISEVEGIKLTKALLEKFK; encoded by the coding sequence ATGAACTCAAGAAGAGAATTTTTAAGAAATCTTGGGCTGATCACTGCCGGCGCAACATTGGCACCTTCATTGGATGTCTTTGCCGCAAAAAAGGATTGGTTCGAGATTTCATTGGCGGAATGGTCCCTGCACCGTACGCTGTACAAAGGGGACCTCAAGAATATCGATTTCCCTGAATTTACCGCAAAAACATTCGGTATATATGGTGTAGAATATGTGAACCAATTCTTTAAGGATAAGGCGAAAGACATGACTTACCTAAAGGATTTGAACAACCGTGCCAAGGATAATGGTGTTAAGAATGTGTTGATCATGATCGATGGGGAAGGTAATCTCGGAGACCGCGATGAAGCGAAGCGCGTGGAGGCTGTGGAGAATCACTACAAGTGGATCGATGCGGCGCATTTTTTGGGCTGTCATGCGGTACGTGTGAATGCTGCTGGTAAAGGCACCAAAGAAGAGGTGAAGGAACAAGTGGTAAAAAGTCTTTCCACGTTAGCGGATTACGGTAAGAAAGGCAAGATCTCCGTTGTTGTAGAAAACCATGGTGGCATCTCCTCCCATGGCGATTGGTTAGCGGATGTGTTGAAATCCGTAGGCAAGAAAAACTGCGGTAGCTTACCTGATTTTGGTAATTTCTATGAATATGACCGCTACCAAGGTGTGAAAGAGTTAATGCCTTACGCAAAAGGCGTATCGGCGAAGTCTCATGCTTTTGACGCCAATGGGAATGATACCGGTATCGACTATGCAAAGATGATGGCAATCGTAAAAGAGGCTGGATATAAAGGATATGTAGGGATTGAGTTCGAAGGCGATAAAATCAGTGAAGTAGAAGGTATTAAATTGACGAAAGCTTTATTGGAAAAATTTAAATAA
- a CDS encoding peptide MFS transporter, whose translation MNQENDQDLVQHLEKQGVETKMVMGHPASLFVLFFTEMWERFSYYGMRALLTVFLITEIAKGGWGWNNSDAMQLYAWYTGLVYLTPLIGGMIADKLTGYRKAILWGALIMTLGHASMAFEQTSPTFFYIGLVLMILGNGMFKPNISSMVGQLYPDTSKKKDAGYTIFYMGINSGAFLGMLLCGYIGEKVGWHYGFGLAGVFMFFGMVQFYFAQKIFGVIGEEPGTKHAPSEHVHNLVEEDQTPKNVVRDRLVVVAVLMIASIFFFFAFEQAGGSMTIFAKDYTQRVLSGEAGTIFKWVDAALTIFPILIVTYVLFQLSTQIYSKYPMTVIATAISFAIIWGLGLWKVNREFSQDVTEVTVSWFQILNSFFIVTLASSFSKLWEKVWNPSGPVKFAFGLILVAVGFVALAYGSMSIPQGAKTASVSMIWLILAYFFHTTGELCLSPVGLSYVSKLSPKKFAGLLFGLWFTASAIANFIAGMTGSYIDMITEKYSMTVFFLIIAALPVAVAILLLLFNGKLKKMMHGIN comes from the coding sequence ATGAATCAAGAAAACGACCAAGACTTGGTCCAGCACCTGGAGAAACAAGGTGTTGAGACGAAGATGGTAATGGGGCATCCAGCGAGTTTGTTTGTCCTGTTCTTTACTGAGATGTGGGAGCGTTTCAGTTATTACGGGATGAGAGCCCTTCTGACCGTATTCCTAATCACCGAGATCGCTAAAGGCGGTTGGGGATGGAATAATTCCGATGCCATGCAGTTATACGCTTGGTACACCGGTTTGGTTTATCTTACACCGTTGATCGGTGGTATGATTGCCGATAAATTGACAGGTTACCGGAAAGCGATCCTTTGGGGCGCACTAATAATGACCTTAGGTCATGCTTCCATGGCTTTTGAGCAGACCTCGCCAACATTCTTTTACATCGGTTTGGTGTTGATGATCTTGGGTAACGGTATGTTTAAACCAAACATTTCATCCATGGTAGGTCAGTTGTATCCGGATACATCCAAGAAAAAGGATGCTGGATATACCATTTTCTACATGGGTATCAACTCCGGCGCATTCCTAGGTATGTTGCTGTGTGGATACATCGGTGAGAAAGTCGGCTGGCATTATGGTTTTGGTCTAGCGGGGGTATTTATGTTCTTCGGTATGGTTCAATTCTATTTCGCACAGAAAATTTTCGGTGTGATCGGTGAAGAACCGGGTACTAAACACGCACCGAGCGAACATGTACATAACCTGGTAGAAGAAGATCAAACGCCGAAAAATGTTGTCAGAGACCGTCTCGTTGTTGTAGCGGTACTGATGATTGCCTCTATTTTCTTTTTCTTTGCTTTCGAGCAGGCTGGTGGTTCCATGACCATTTTTGCTAAAGACTATACGCAGCGTGTCCTTTCGGGCGAAGCTGGAACAATCTTCAAATGGGTTGATGCTGCGCTGACTATCTTTCCAATCTTAATCGTAACCTACGTCCTCTTCCAACTTTCCACACAGATCTACAGTAAATATCCAATGACGGTTATTGCTACGGCAATTTCCTTCGCGATCATCTGGGGATTGGGCTTATGGAAGGTAAACCGTGAGTTCTCACAGGATGTTACAGAGGTTACCGTTTCTTGGTTCCAGATTTTGAACTCCTTCTTTATCGTAACGTTGGCTTCCTCATTCTCCAAATTATGGGAGAAAGTATGGAACCCTTCCGGACCGGTTAAATTTGCTTTTGGACTGATCTTGGTCGCTGTTGGTTTCGTGGCGTTGGCTTATGGGTCGATGTCTATTCCACAAGGTGCAAAAACAGCATCGGTGAGCATGATCTGGTTGATCTTGGCCTACTTCTTCCATACAACAGGGGAGTTGTGTCTGTCACCGGTTGGTCTGTCTTATGTAAGTAAGCTCTCTCCGAAGAAATTTGCAGGTCTATTGTTCGGTCTGTGGTTCACAGCATCGGCCATCGCGAACTTTATCGCTGGTATGACCGGATCCTACATCGATATGATTACCGAGAAATATTCCATGACCGTATTCTTCCTGATCATTGCGGCACTTCCAGTGGCCGTGGCAATCTTGTTATTGTTGTTCAATGGCAAATTGAAGAAAATGATGCACGGTATCAATTAA